One region of Euzebya rosea genomic DNA includes:
- a CDS encoding prolyl oligopeptidase family serine peptidase — protein sequence MRAPTTRRDETVVDVIHGVTVADPYRWLEDQESPEVADWVSAQKAVTDAHLGAIPQRDELRDRLAAVWDHPKVGVPWHRADTWLQMRNTGVQEQPVLWTADAPDAEGRVLLDPTELSEDGTVSLADVALSPDGRLLAYGTSDGGSDWITWHVRDVATGMDLPDEVRWAKFASAAWLPDSSGFFYGAYDPPEAGTEMAATNTHHQLRLHRLGDDGPDPVVHRRDDEPEWGFSPAVTEDGRWLVVTVWQGTEPRTRLHLAALDGDPATPDIRPWLDDFDGEYTVVGSDGDTLFVRTDAGAPSGRLLAVDAHDPTQPTEVLAERAEALVAVRWVAGRFVVVRVVDAVHELAVHDRDGARITVVDLPDLGSVGSITGRSDDTAVHLSLSSFTSVASVHRLDLSAGPPALREVTPSPAGVPDAVTERVMVESTDGAVVPMFVIHRTNTIGPGPTILYGYGGFGIPLTPEFRLWWTAWLERGGTIAVGCFRGGAEYGRAWHDAGRLDQKHHTFDDALACASWLVEEGWTTPPQLAITGGSNGGLTAAASMIRAPEAFGACVPEVGVLDLLRFHRFTIGWGWTSDYGDPDDPDDFPRILGMSPLHTLTEGTCYPPTLITTADRDDRVVPAHSFKFTAAMQRAQGCDNPVLARIDTRAGHGAGTPTSKVIDARADVLAFLVHHLGDPADHPGAVSGSDDGRPTIRHAKG from the coding sequence ATGCGTGCACCCACGACCCGCCGGGACGAGACCGTCGTCGACGTGATCCACGGGGTGACCGTCGCCGATCCCTACCGGTGGCTGGAGGACCAGGAGTCCCCGGAGGTCGCCGACTGGGTGTCCGCACAGAAGGCCGTCACCGACGCCCACCTCGGCGCCATCCCGCAACGGGACGAGCTGCGCGACCGGCTTGCCGCGGTGTGGGACCACCCCAAGGTCGGAGTCCCGTGGCACCGGGCCGACACGTGGCTGCAGATGCGCAACACCGGGGTGCAGGAGCAGCCGGTCCTGTGGACCGCCGACGCACCCGACGCCGAGGGGCGGGTCCTGCTCGACCCCACCGAGCTCAGCGAGGACGGCACCGTCTCGCTCGCCGACGTGGCGCTCAGCCCCGACGGCCGCCTGCTGGCCTACGGCACCTCCGACGGCGGGTCGGACTGGATCACCTGGCACGTCCGCGACGTCGCCACCGGCATGGACCTGCCCGACGAGGTCCGCTGGGCCAAGTTCGCCAGCGCCGCATGGCTGCCGGACTCCAGCGGCTTCTTCTACGGCGCCTACGACCCGCCCGAGGCCGGCACGGAGATGGCGGCCACCAACACCCACCACCAGCTGCGCCTCCACCGACTCGGTGACGACGGCCCGGACCCCGTCGTGCACCGACGCGACGACGAACCCGAATGGGGCTTCTCGCCCGCCGTGACCGAGGACGGCCGCTGGCTGGTCGTCACCGTCTGGCAGGGCACCGAACCCCGTACCCGACTGCACCTCGCCGCCCTCGACGGCGATCCGGCCACCCCCGACATCCGCCCCTGGCTGGACGACTTCGACGGTGAGTACACCGTCGTCGGCAGCGACGGCGACACCCTGTTCGTCCGCACCGACGCCGGTGCGCCCTCGGGTCGCCTGCTGGCCGTCGACGCCCACGACCCCACCCAGCCCACCGAGGTCCTCGCCGAACGCGCCGAGGCCCTCGTCGCCGTCAGGTGGGTCGCGGGTCGCTTCGTCGTGGTCCGCGTGGTGGACGCCGTCCACGAGCTGGCCGTCCACGACCGCGACGGTGCCCGGATCACCGTCGTCGACCTACCCGACCTCGGCAGCGTCGGCAGCATCACCGGTCGCAGCGACGACACGGCGGTGCACCTCTCCCTCTCCTCCTTCACCAGCGTTGCGAGCGTGCACCGGCTGGACCTGTCCGCCGGACCGCCCGCCCTGCGCGAGGTCACCCCGTCGCCGGCCGGCGTGCCCGACGCCGTCACCGAGCGGGTCATGGTGGAGTCCACCGACGGCGCCGTCGTGCCGATGTTCGTCATCCATCGCACCAACACGATCGGCCCCGGGCCGACGATCCTGTACGGCTACGGCGGGTTCGGCATCCCGCTGACCCCCGAGTTCCGGCTGTGGTGGACCGCCTGGCTGGAACGCGGTGGCACGATCGCCGTCGGCTGCTTCCGCGGCGGGGCCGAGTACGGACGGGCGTGGCACGACGCCGGACGGCTCGACCAGAAGCACCACACCTTCGACGACGCCCTCGCGTGCGCCTCGTGGCTGGTCGAGGAGGGATGGACGACACCGCCGCAGCTGGCGATCACCGGCGGGTCCAACGGCGGGCTCACCGCCGCCGCGAGCATGATCCGGGCCCCCGAGGCCTTCGGTGCCTGCGTGCCCGAGGTGGGTGTGCTGGACCTACTGCGATTCCACCGCTTCACCATCGGCTGGGGCTGGACCAGCGACTACGGGGACCCCGATGACCCCGACGACTTCCCGCGCATCCTCGGGATGTCCCCGCTGCACACCCTGACCGAGGGCACCTGCTACCCACCCACCCTGATCACCACCGCCGACCGCGACGACCGGGTCGTGCCCGCCCACTCCTTCAAGTTCACCGCCGCGATGCAACGCGCCCAGGGCTGCGACAACCCGGTGCTGGCACGGATCGACACCCGGGCCGGCCACGGCGCCGGGACGCCCACCTCCAAGGTGATCGACGCCCGAGCCGACGTCCTCGCCTTCCTCGTCCACCACCTCGGCGACCCGGCCGACCACCCCGGAGCCGTGTCGGGTTCCGACGACGGGCGGCCCACCATCCGACACGCGAAGGGGTGA
- a CDS encoding TetR/AcrR family transcriptional regulator produces MARMTARERRDQLVGVAKAVFAEVGYDGATVEEIAARAGVSKPVVYEHFGGKEGIYAVVVDRESTRLLDKITSYIHGEAGGRQMVHASAMAFLHYIEEDPDGFRVLTRDSPSSLGTGGIGGLLADIAAKAEGVLQDFFVRSGLDPDTAIIYAGGLVGMVAHVGAWWAPVQQPDAATVAAHITALAYHGLQGLPANPVASLDPPKPTNTETSP; encoded by the coding sequence ATGGCACGCATGACCGCTCGGGAACGCCGCGACCAGCTCGTCGGGGTCGCCAAGGCCGTCTTCGCCGAGGTGGGCTACGACGGCGCGACGGTCGAGGAGATCGCCGCGCGGGCGGGCGTCTCCAAGCCCGTGGTGTACGAACACTTCGGGGGCAAGGAGGGGATCTACGCCGTCGTCGTCGACCGCGAGTCCACCCGCCTGCTCGACAAGATCACCTCCTACATCCACGGCGAGGCGGGCGGACGGCAGATGGTCCACGCCTCGGCCATGGCCTTCCTCCACTACATCGAGGAGGATCCCGACGGCTTCCGGGTGCTGACCCGCGACTCGCCGTCGAGCCTCGGGACCGGCGGCATCGGCGGGCTGCTGGCCGACATCGCCGCCAAGGCCGAGGGCGTGCTGCAGGACTTCTTCGTCCGCAGCGGCCTGGATCCGGACACGGCGATCATCTACGCCGGTGGGCTGGTCGGCATGGTCGCCCACGTCGGCGCGTGGTGGGCGCCCGTCCAGCAGCCCGACGCCGCGACGGTCGCCGCACACATCACGGCGCTCGCCTACCACGGCCTCCAGGGGTTGCCGGCCAACCCAGTGGCGTCCCTCGACCCGCCGAAACCAACGAACACCGAAACGTCACCCTGA
- a CDS encoding FIST signal transduction protein, giving the protein MRPLPQREDPLTLPSHRWVGVGRGDDPVPRVAARDAALAAVENTDAALLIVFWDAAIDGTEVLAGVRDVVPSAPLIGGASNGLVAPDDGSAHGVTITALGGDGFSVATASTGIGSDVADAGEAVASCLDEVEEKGSTVLLMIADGAIQAADELVFGAYRVAGADVPIVGGGLGMAGVLDGTAQLHDDHIMTGAVVAAAISSDGPLGVGRGHGCHRANGPLEVTRSHGAVVEMLDGRPALDVYLEVTDAPEAARHDGEAFSRWALTRPLGLPQLAGEEVRHVAAADFEARTIHIAAAVPPGGQAWVMDSDRHAVLGATSSALAGALEPFPDGPPAAVVAFDCVARHAVLGPEGVRQEGALLDAAVGGPVCGVYSYGEFGRLSGIHGYLNHSLVVLALG; this is encoded by the coding sequence ATGCGACCCCTGCCCCAGCGCGAGGATCCACTCACCCTGCCATCCCATCGGTGGGTGGGCGTGGGGCGCGGCGACGACCCCGTCCCCCGTGTTGCCGCGCGTGACGCGGCCCTGGCGGCGGTCGAGAACACCGACGCCGCGCTGCTGATCGTGTTCTGGGACGCGGCCATCGACGGCACGGAGGTGCTGGCGGGCGTCCGGGACGTGGTGCCATCGGCCCCCCTCATCGGCGGCGCCAGCAACGGCCTGGTCGCTCCGGACGACGGCAGCGCGCACGGGGTCACCATCACCGCGCTCGGCGGCGACGGGTTCTCGGTGGCCACGGCCTCCACGGGGATCGGCAGCGACGTGGCCGACGCCGGCGAGGCCGTGGCGTCGTGCCTGGACGAGGTCGAGGAGAAGGGCAGCACGGTGCTGCTGATGATCGCCGACGGCGCGATCCAGGCGGCCGACGAGCTGGTGTTCGGCGCGTACCGCGTGGCCGGCGCAGACGTGCCGATCGTGGGCGGTGGGCTCGGCATGGCCGGGGTGCTCGACGGCACCGCACAGCTGCACGACGACCACATCATGACCGGTGCGGTCGTGGCCGCCGCCATCTCCTCCGACGGACCGCTCGGTGTGGGCCGCGGACACGGATGCCACCGCGCCAACGGGCCGCTGGAGGTCACCCGCAGCCACGGTGCGGTCGTGGAGATGCTCGACGGACGCCCTGCCCTCGACGTCTACCTCGAGGTCACCGACGCCCCCGAGGCGGCCCGGCACGACGGCGAGGCGTTCAGCCGCTGGGCCCTCACCCGCCCGTTGGGACTGCCCCAGCTGGCAGGTGAGGAGGTCCGCCACGTCGCGGCCGCGGACTTCGAGGCTCGCACCATCCACATCGCGGCAGCCGTGCCCCCCGGCGGCCAGGCCTGGGTCATGGACAGCGATCGGCACGCGGTGCTCGGTGCCACCTCCAGCGCCCTTGCAGGGGCCCTCGAGCCCTTCCCCGACGGCCCGCCGGCGGCGGTGGTGGCGTTCGACTGCGTGGCCCGCCACGCGGTCCTCGGCCCGGAGGGTGTTCGACAGGAAGGCGCACTGCTCGACGCGGCCGTCGGCGGACCCGTCTGCGGCGTGTACAGCTACGGGGAGTTCGGACGGTTGTCCGGCATCCACGGGTACCTGAACCATTCGCTGGTGGTGCTGGCCCTTGGGTGA
- a CDS encoding putative bifunctional diguanylate cyclase/phosphodiesterase has product MSPRPDWTAQQLAGFLAAVGSYLDEESALTGAVQRSAIAVEAEFAVITRGGRVLASVGFRRGREPMEVLAAIAADDRSIAEVPGTGICHVARVDVPVDDERLRLLVMRTAAPFGQQDHALLDMLAGVLALALRPLRALEVERTLRHRTEATAAENRGLLLQLQRRQQLLERLGVIERSILQRKPLQTVFDLIAEGAADVLDHEIAVLRLLEPDDRSVLRLAASVGRSGHEHVIATHRPADVGLVGHAIRSEQIIAVEDYNSSSFRAPDIESLGVRSAMAAPVQQDGRVIGCLVVASRHPRTYGTATRNVLDSFAGHVSMALNDASAMEAMRTAYGEAVHRANHDGLTGLANRSLVSEHLEMVLYEGRGHDVTVLFVDLDRFKNVNDSFGHTVGDRVLVGVAQSLRACVRPGDLVGRLAGDEFVVVAENLQRDEARRMAERITRAVSRPLHVGEDREIVITASVGVTVAADGRDAGEVLRDADVAMYRAKQRGRARIEVFDRAMHTQLLDRVETEQSLRRAIARDELRVHYQPVYKLGQPSPVGVEALVRWERPDVGMVPPDRFIPLAEEVGLIIPIGLWVLRRACRQVARWREQDPRLADLRVSVNLSARQFGDTSLVGSIAAVLESTGLPPDALGLEITESVLLDDIDATEAMLRSLRALGVRLSIDDFGTGYSSLSYLKRFPVDEIKIDRSFTAGLVTDRADLAIVKAIIGLADAMDLEVVAEGVETDEQLARLAELGCRFAQGYLLARPTPPADLIGLLPPEEAPVAVRSHDDPERS; this is encoded by the coding sequence GTGTCCCCGCGTCCGGACTGGACGGCCCAGCAGCTGGCCGGGTTCCTCGCCGCCGTCGGGTCCTACCTCGACGAGGAGTCCGCGCTCACCGGTGCGGTCCAGCGGTCGGCCATCGCCGTGGAAGCGGAGTTCGCCGTCATCACGCGAGGTGGACGGGTGCTGGCCTCCGTCGGCTTCCGTCGTGGTCGCGAGCCCATGGAGGTGCTGGCGGCCATCGCGGCCGATGACCGGTCGATCGCGGAGGTGCCCGGGACGGGCATCTGCCACGTCGCACGGGTGGACGTGCCGGTCGACGACGAGCGCCTGCGGCTGCTGGTCATGCGGACCGCGGCACCGTTCGGTCAGCAGGACCACGCCCTGCTCGACATGCTGGCCGGCGTCCTCGCGCTGGCGCTGCGCCCCCTGCGGGCGCTGGAGGTCGAACGGACCCTCAGACACCGGACCGAAGCCACCGCAGCGGAGAACCGCGGACTGCTCCTGCAGCTCCAGCGGCGCCAGCAGCTGCTGGAACGCCTCGGGGTGATCGAACGAAGCATCCTGCAGCGCAAGCCGCTGCAGACCGTCTTCGACCTCATCGCCGAAGGTGCGGCCGACGTGCTGGACCACGAGATCGCCGTCCTGCGCCTGCTCGAGCCCGACGACCGGTCCGTCCTGCGCCTCGCGGCGTCGGTCGGACGGTCCGGCCACGAGCACGTCATCGCCACGCACCGACCGGCTGACGTCGGGCTGGTCGGACACGCGATCCGCAGCGAGCAGATCATCGCCGTCGAGGACTACAACAGCTCGAGCTTCCGGGCACCCGACATCGAGTCGTTGGGGGTGAGGTCGGCGATGGCCGCCCCGGTGCAGCAGGACGGCCGGGTGATCGGCTGCCTCGTCGTGGCCAGCCGCCACCCGCGCACCTACGGCACCGCCACGCGCAACGTCCTCGACTCCTTCGCCGGCCACGTGTCGATGGCCCTGAACGACGCCAGCGCCATGGAGGCGATGCGGACCGCCTACGGCGAAGCCGTCCACCGGGCCAACCACGACGGCCTGACCGGGCTGGCCAACCGCTCCCTGGTCAGCGAACACCTCGAGATGGTCCTCTACGAGGGACGGGGCCACGACGTCACCGTCCTGTTCGTCGACCTCGACCGCTTCAAGAACGTCAACGACAGCTTCGGCCACACCGTCGGCGACCGGGTGCTGGTCGGCGTCGCGCAGAGCCTGCGGGCCTGCGTCCGCCCCGGCGACCTGGTCGGCCGGCTGGCCGGCGACGAGTTCGTCGTCGTTGCCGAGAACCTCCAGCGCGACGAGGCCCGCCGCATGGCCGAGCGCATCACCCGGGCCGTCTCGCGGCCGCTCCACGTGGGCGAGGACCGGGAGATCGTCATCACCGCAAGCGTCGGCGTCACCGTGGCCGCGGACGGGCGCGACGCCGGAGAGGTCCTGCGGGACGCCGACGTGGCCATGTACCGCGCCAAGCAGCGAGGCCGCGCACGCATCGAGGTCTTCGACCGGGCGATGCACACCCAGCTGCTGGACCGTGTCGAGACCGAGCAGTCGCTGCGCCGGGCCATCGCCCGCGACGAGCTGCGGGTCCACTACCAACCCGTCTACAAGCTGGGACAGCCCTCACCCGTCGGGGTGGAGGCACTCGTCCGCTGGGAACGGCCGGACGTCGGCATGGTCCCGCCGGATCGCTTCATCCCCCTCGCCGAGGAGGTGGGCCTCATCATCCCCATCGGCCTGTGGGTCCTTCGGCGCGCCTGCCGTCAGGTCGCCCGCTGGCGGGAACAGGACCCCCGCCTGGCCGACCTCCGGGTCAGCGTCAACCTGTCGGCCCGCCAGTTCGGTGACACGTCCCTCGTCGGCTCGATCGCTGCGGTCCTGGAGTCCACCGGGCTGCCGCCCGACGCGTTGGGCCTGGAGATCACCGAGAGCGTCCTGCTCGACGACATCGACGCGACCGAGGCGATGCTCCGGTCGCTGCGAGCGCTCGGCGTCCGGCTGTCCATCGACGACTTCGGCACCGGCTACTCCTCGCTGTCCTACCTCAAGCGCTTCCCCGTCGACGAGATCAAGATCGACCGGTCGTTCACGGCCGGCCTGGTCACCGATCGCGCGGACCTGGCCATCGTGAAGGCCATCATCGGGCTGGCCGACGCCATGGACCTGGAGGTCGTGGCCGAGGGCGTGGAGACCGACGAGCAGCTGGCTCGCCTCGCCGAGCTGGGCTGCCGCTTCGCCCAGGGCTACCTGCTGGCCCGTCCGACACCCCCGGCGGACCTGATCGGCTTGCTGCCGCCCGAGGAGGCCCCGGTCGCCGTGCGCAGCCACGACGACCCCGAGAGAAGCTAG
- a CDS encoding acyl-ACP desaturase — MSTRPRLTDAELLNELEPRAEAYLDRHMDMVEMWYPHDYVPYGDGRDFESEPWTPDQPTLTGVARTAFFVNLMTEDNLPSYHREIYDMFGKKDSAWMTWVHRWTAEEGRHSIVLRDYLVLTRQEDPKKLEDGRMSVMEEGYDKDGKNTLRGMAYVSFQELATRVAHRNTGRYSKDPVADRIMERISKDENLHMIFYRDMLNDAKHVDPNGVVEAIADEVIGFQMPGAGMPDYNRMAMQIAIAGIYDLRVHHDDIVWPILRKLGIFEMEGLDAAAEKRREELADFLTALDGMATQFEEKRAAKQARAAARDQQLVS; from the coding sequence ATGTCCACCCGCCCCCGCCTGACCGACGCCGAGCTGCTCAACGAGCTCGAACCCCGCGCCGAGGCCTACCTCGACCGCCACATGGACATGGTCGAGATGTGGTACCCGCACGACTACGTGCCCTACGGCGACGGCCGGGACTTCGAGTCCGAGCCCTGGACCCCCGACCAGCCGACGCTCACCGGCGTCGCCCGGACGGCGTTCTTCGTCAACCTCATGACCGAGGACAACCTGCCGTCCTACCACCGCGAGATCTACGACATGTTCGGCAAGAAGGACTCGGCGTGGATGACGTGGGTGCACCGCTGGACCGCTGAGGAGGGCCGCCACTCCATCGTCCTGCGCGACTACCTGGTCCTGACCCGCCAGGAGGACCCCAAGAAGCTCGAGGACGGGCGCATGTCGGTCATGGAGGAGGGCTACGACAAGGACGGCAAGAACACCCTCCGCGGGATGGCCTACGTGTCGTTCCAGGAGCTGGCCACCCGCGTCGCGCACCGCAACACCGGCCGGTACAGCAAGGACCCCGTGGCCGACCGGATCATGGAGCGGATCTCCAAGGACGAGAACCTCCACATGATCTTCTACCGGGACATGCTGAACGACGCCAAGCACGTCGACCCCAACGGTGTCGTGGAGGCCATCGCCGACGAGGTCATCGGGTTCCAGATGCCCGGCGCCGGGATGCCCGACTACAACCGGATGGCCATGCAGATCGCCATCGCCGGCATCTACGACCTGCGGGTCCACCACGACGACATCGTGTGGCCGATCCTCCGCAAGCTCGGGATCTTCGAGATGGAGGGCCTCGACGCCGCTGCGGAGAAGCGCCGTGAGGAGCTGGCGGACTTCCTGACCGCGCTGGACGGCATGGCGACGCAGTTCGAGGAGAAGCGCGCTGCCAAGCAGGCCAGGGCCGCCGCCCGCGACCAGCAGCTGGTCAGCTAG
- a CDS encoding nuclear transport factor 2 family protein, with translation MTTVTPSPHPLRALVESGSHHGIEALLHPDVQFRSPAVHTPYVGRETCLHLLGHVVEVFEDFRYVDQIDTGNRTGLVFRANVTAPDGSTKAVEGWDYLTHDEDGLITEFAVMVRPLSGLIALAQAMGARLEADPAPTAG, from the coding sequence ATGACCACAGTCACCCCGTCGCCACATCCGCTCCGCGCCCTCGTCGAGTCGGGCAGCCACCACGGCATCGAGGCCCTGCTGCACCCCGACGTGCAGTTCCGCTCCCCCGCCGTCCACACCCCCTACGTCGGCCGCGAGACCTGCCTGCACCTGCTCGGGCACGTGGTGGAGGTGTTCGAGGACTTCCGCTACGTCGACCAGATCGACACGGGCAACCGGACGGGACTGGTCTTCCGAGCCAACGTCACCGCTCCCGACGGCAGCACGAAGGCGGTCGAGGGCTGGGACTACCTCACCCACGACGAGGACGGCCTGATCACGGAGTTCGCCGTGATGGTCCGCCCGCTCAGCGGCCTGATCGCGCTGGCGCAGGCGATGGGTGCACGCTTGGAGGCGGACCCCGCCCCGACGGCTGGCTGA
- a CDS encoding HIT family protein, whose amino-acid sequence MTTLFTKIIEGDLPGRFVWEDDTCVAFLTINPLTPGHTLVVPREEVDHWLDASAELRAHLFEVSHTIGRAIEAAWSPTRVGLMIAGLEVPHLHIHLAGIDTLEDLSFANVDPDPGAAALDEACARLRAALRELGAAGVSDRG is encoded by the coding sequence ATGACGACGCTCTTCACCAAGATCATCGAGGGAGACCTCCCCGGACGGTTCGTCTGGGAGGACGACACCTGCGTGGCCTTCCTCACCATCAACCCGCTGACCCCCGGCCACACCCTGGTCGTCCCGCGCGAGGAGGTCGACCACTGGCTGGACGCCTCCGCCGAGCTGCGTGCCCACCTGTTCGAGGTGTCCCACACCATCGGGCGGGCGATCGAGGCCGCGTGGTCGCCGACCAGGGTCGGGCTGATGATCGCCGGGCTGGAGGTCCCGCACCTGCACATCCACCTGGCCGGCATCGACACCCTCGAGGACCTGAGCTTCGCCAACGTCGACCCCGACCCGGGCGCGGCGGCGCTGGACGAGGCCTGCGCACGGTTGCGTGCGGCGCTGCGCGAGCTCGGCGCCGCCGGGGTCAGCGATCGCGGATGA
- a CDS encoding cation transporter, whose product MATTDTISVPEIHCGHCKASIEGALQPMDGVTSAEVDVQSTNVTVTYDESVVTRDALVSAIEEQGYEVPR is encoded by the coding sequence ATGGCTACCACCGACACCATCTCCGTTCCCGAAATCCACTGCGGTCACTGCAAGGCCTCCATCGAGGGTGCCCTGCAGCCGATGGACGGCGTCACCTCCGCCGAGGTCGACGTCCAGTCCACCAACGTCACCGTGACCTACGACGAGTCCGTCGTGACTCGTGACGCCCTGGTCTCCGCGATCGAGGAACAGGGGTACGAGGTGCCGCGATGA
- a CDS encoding heavy metal translocating P-type ATPase — translation MTDLSRPAADVGIDLELEFDVEGMTCGSCAARVQRVLSKQDGVVDARVNYATGMAHVRLADGSGSGSGDTPVDDAALVAAVDRIGYGLVPHRRAEDRRAEQAAHERSWQRRLLVGAPIALLFGGFMLAGMPMWAEGWFAWTLVTGVTFGVGWPFLHEAWRRARALTTNMDTLIALGTLSAWGYSTVQWLAGAMPRYWDAPVFIVVFLVAGRYAEARAKARAGDALQSLLELGAKQARLIDPDGGAERMVDVMELSVGDRVRVRPGETIPVDGTVVDGASAVDESMLTGESVPVEKSAGSAVTGATVNRGGALTVEVEAVGSRTVLAQMAALVERAQAGKGEAQRLADRVSAVFVPAVIVIALATVGIWLAVTGDVPAAVTAAVSVLIIACPCALGLATPVAVMVGTGRAASMGIVVKGIEALEQVRHVDVVVFDKTGTLTTGRMSVASVVGPDDVLPVAGAVEIDSEHPIGQAIVSAARDAGSLPDAASFTSHAGAGVEADVAGVRRWVGTRRLMAEQGQSLSAELEDAGSALEADGITAVFVAWDGTVHGVVGVADTVKDSAADVVADLRDLGVEVALLTGDNTRTAVAVARRVGIDRVLAEVLPRDKQAEIERLQGEGLVVAMVGDGVNDAPALTQADLGVAMGSGTDVAIQASDLTLVRGDLAQVPTAMRLAGATERVIRQNLAWAFGYNTLAIPVAALGLLTPAIAGAAMAFSSVSVVLNSLRLRRFGAEGRA, via the coding sequence ATGACCGACCTCTCCCGTCCCGCCGCTGACGTCGGCATCGACCTGGAGCTGGAGTTCGACGTCGAGGGCATGACCTGCGGGTCGTGCGCCGCCAGGGTCCAGCGCGTCCTGTCCAAGCAGGACGGGGTCGTCGATGCCCGGGTCAACTACGCCACGGGCATGGCCCATGTCCGGCTCGCCGACGGCTCGGGCAGCGGGTCGGGCGACACCCCCGTCGACGACGCAGCGCTCGTCGCCGCCGTCGACCGGATCGGCTACGGCCTGGTCCCGCACCGCCGTGCCGAGGACCGCCGGGCCGAGCAGGCCGCCCACGAACGGTCGTGGCAGCGCCGCCTGCTCGTCGGCGCACCGATCGCGCTGCTGTTCGGCGGGTTCATGCTGGCCGGCATGCCCATGTGGGCCGAGGGCTGGTTCGCCTGGACGCTGGTCACGGGCGTCACCTTCGGGGTCGGCTGGCCGTTCCTCCACGAGGCGTGGCGTCGGGCCCGGGCCCTGACCACCAACATGGACACCCTGATCGCGCTGGGCACCCTGTCGGCGTGGGGGTACTCCACCGTCCAGTGGCTGGCCGGCGCGATGCCCCGCTACTGGGACGCCCCCGTCTTCATCGTCGTGTTCCTGGTCGCCGGCCGCTACGCCGAGGCGCGTGCGAAGGCCCGCGCCGGGGATGCGCTGCAGTCCCTCCTCGAGCTCGGCGCCAAGCAGGCCCGGCTGATCGACCCCGACGGGGGAGCGGAGCGGATGGTCGACGTGATGGAGCTGTCCGTCGGCGACCGCGTGCGCGTTCGTCCGGGCGAGACCATCCCCGTCGACGGGACCGTGGTCGACGGTGCCAGCGCCGTCGACGAGTCGATGCTGACCGGCGAGAGCGTACCGGTGGAGAAGTCCGCCGGATCCGCCGTGACCGGGGCGACCGTCAACCGCGGCGGCGCCCTGACCGTGGAGGTCGAGGCCGTCGGATCCCGCACGGTCCTGGCCCAGATGGCCGCGCTCGTCGAACGTGCGCAGGCCGGCAAGGGCGAGGCCCAGCGGCTGGCCGACCGCGTGTCCGCGGTGTTCGTCCCGGCCGTCATCGTCATCGCCCTTGCCACGGTCGGCATCTGGCTGGCCGTGACCGGCGACGTGCCGGCCGCCGTCACCGCCGCGGTCAGCGTCCTGATCATCGCCTGCCCCTGTGCGCTCGGCCTGGCCACCCCCGTGGCCGTCATGGTGGGCACCGGCCGTGCCGCCAGCATGGGCATCGTCGTGAAGGGCATCGAGGCGCTCGAGCAGGTGCGCCACGTCGACGTCGTCGTGTTCGACAAGACCGGCACGCTGACGACCGGCAGGATGTCGGTCGCCTCCGTCGTGGGGCCCGACGACGTCCTGCCCGTGGCCGGTGCCGTGGAGATCGACTCCGAGCACCCCATCGGACAGGCCATCGTCTCGGCCGCCCGCGACGCCGGGTCACTGCCCGATGCCGCATCGTTCACCTCCCACGCCGGTGCCGGCGTCGAGGCCGACGTCGCCGGTGTCCGTCGGTGGGTCGGCACACGTCGCCTGATGGCCGAGCAGGGCCAGTCCCTCTCCGCTGAGCTCGAGGACGCCGGGTCGGCGCTGGAGGCCGACGGCATCACCGCGGTCTTCGTCGCATGGGACGGCACCGTGCATGGCGTGGTCGGCGTCGCCGACACCGTCAAGGACTCGGCCGCCGACGTGGTCGCCGACCTCCGTGACCTCGGCGTCGAGGTGGCGCTGCTGACCGGCGACAACACCCGGACCGCCGTGGCGGTCGCCCGTCGAGTGGGCATCGACCGTGTGCTGGCCGAGGTGCTGCCCCGCGACAAGCAGGCCGAGATCGAACGCCTCCAGGGCGAGGGCCTGGTCGTCGCGATGGTCGGTGACGGCGTCAACGACGCCCCGGCCCTGACCCAGGCCGACCTCGGCGTGGCGATGGGATCGGGCACCGACGTGGCCATCCAGGCCAGCGACCTGACCCTCGTCCGTGGTGACCTCGCCCAGGTGCCGACCGCCATGCGGTTGGCCGGCGCGACCGAGCGCGTCATCCGCCAGAACCTGGCGTGGGCGTTCGGCTACAACACCCTGGCCATCCCCGTGGCGGCCCTCGGCTTGTTGACGCCTGCGATCGCGGGTGCGGCCATGGCCTTCTCGTCGGTGTCGGTGGTCCTCAACAGCCTGCGGTTGCGCCGATTCGGGGCGGAGGGACGGGCGTGA